The DNA sequence aaaaaaaaaatagaatattacaaataaagtatcgagtactcctttgagatcaatgggtgacaatataatgtcatgtgaaagggacgatccatgtacatatgctggtattaagtgatgtactggaaaataaaatttttttggtgacttttcacaacccttggttactggagaattactcgACAAAAAAAAAGGGGATAAATAATGAGCTTgcgaagtcttatggtggtcgtaactcacttacactgagaagcgtcccaaccttagaccgGGTATgcgaagaaaaaaaaagaaaaaaaataaaaaaatatggataagaaaaatataagagtGGCAAAGAAGTTCCTTGGTGACCCTAGGCTatagttgactctaatgtaacgaagtgtttaagcttaattctgattaacggctcatggttaagactctgttgaagtttgttggtctctgtattgtttcattagagagcatgttgagcacacacgatgcactccgtacttgcagtggaAGAGTTGCATGACTAAAATGTGAGATAGATGAAATCCTTGATTGTTGCAATTCTGAAGATTATATATTGACGAGGTTAATGCTTTCATGATTATATAGGCATATTCATTTAGAttgcattcatattagttgcattcttgagaCTTGGCAGACAAAAATATTGGATTTTGTGGGTAAATcttctataaaccctcacgagacaaaactcgtcctactagggctgcctaggggtttaacggcttgttgcatgcgctcaatgcaatcgtgtcatctacgaaagtgaTGGTAGTTAgttttagatattttgtttcgcttatttgcccgaggacgagCAAATGCTTAGTGTGGGGATATTTTGAtagagtatattttatatatattctagatgattttattcttatatttaattgtattttgcattgatttggatatttatttaataaattttaatgttttattgtagagtGCAAGaaattcctaaagttggaaggaattgaagaaataaagcttaattggactcaaatttggatggaaattcggatttattgggctACACGTATTATTTcgctgtttgggccatatctggagttcCGTACATCGGATTTTGACGATCTTACCGtccacgcgaagcttagagaattttctttaattcagagatgGTCCAATATCCAAGACCCAACGGGAAAAGCCCAGAAACTGTGGTGAAAACAGACCTACGAATTTTGATTAGAAAATCCTATTCGGTTTCGGAGACTGCCTTGTAATTACAAAAAAGCATTAAAATACTTCTATTCTAGAGATCAATTAGAGTTTTTATTAGAGATACATAcatagagataggaagaaaaAAGAGGAGACTTTTacttttcttcttgttcaagATTTGAAGATTGAAGGTTGTTTCTCtattttcaataataatttaattatgtgtttttattataacttgtgttttgttagtttaattatgagTGAGTAGATTTATAATCCGGGGTTAGGTTGAACCCTAGCTAtgatagatgcatgattcccCCAACCCCAAATTGATTGTTTAATTGctcttgcttattgagttgtgaTGATTAACAATTACATGTCaggcatgattatgtgatttGTTCGAACCGATATCTATAtaccatcggaagttggatttagatggttgtgatttatccaataaggacatgaaattctccatggaaataggtagaatgGACTGTTAGGAAGTCAGGatgctgtgtttaatgtctctaaattgcatgataccatggaaataggcttgattgtatatttagagaagccattaatactcggaagaggttattggtattttatagggcgcatctttcctcttgagtaatatatttgattgattgggGTAAGGAATCGTAATTGCATTGattcatgctagtggggatacttaattctggatgtttttaattaattgataaaatcctTATTTGCCTTAgtataattagtttaataaatctcaaaatattattgtgtTCTTTGCTTAGTTGAAATTGGTCAGAAATAACTAGTGTTTGACACatttgtctctgtgggatcgactcTGACTTGCCCTGCTACATTGTTAGGAGGAATTGTTAgaattattatttgataggcacgcgacagccttgtcaatatgtagtccatgtcatgattatatatgcatgtatatagtggttctgtgatgcaggttgttatccactattatggccgtgttttaattattttgttatgtttggattccacgtggtttttCGTGGCtgtgttgtaaatcacgagggttgattgtgatagtttaatcttgtaattcaatttgtaattgttttagataatgatctgatgtaatagaataggttggttcgtctgtacaatttgtatgtaattgtttgatcaacggagctgcaagaaacagagatcttctgctgctgcgatctgttttcGGGGGTGCTTCgctgttttggccgtaactttttCATatgatgtccgatttgggcgaatgagcacttttcAGAGATGGAAGAACGAGACGGACTTAACCACAACCCGGGCATGCCCGGTTGAGATGATTTCAAATCtgttttttggaattttctgaggcattctgaggccgtttaggcctccaaacgggctctcgaagttttccagaattttttcgaaggatgaattcgaagctatTTTTatggggccataatagtggatgtgttttattatgatttacataattcttgattattgttattttgtgtttcttgtctatgttgttatgccatgtgatactaacccttcgtatgctagaatgacatggacatagggatgtttttaattaatgctttaatcatgaaagtatgctgccatgttatgtgttctttgtgttgctctaatcatgatagtatgcatgtggacttcgaagaaataacatagggcgatgcatctagattaaaatcctcaaagtaaattctaagtgggacagggaattaatatgatattaaatcccacgGTCTCCTTCATTGtatgtatgtaatttaaaataaagacgaatataaattatatatacgtcacccatcatggcatgtaatttatggtgtctagaatgttatagatattactggaacaaacttcttaaattgaTATGAATAAAtacgaattttttttatttctgatttggggcgatttctaaggcttatgggtattaagtgagaccaaTGTGACCAAAAAGAACTTTGGAGCAGAATGCAACTCAAGTCCTTCACCGTTGGCAAACTGTAGCCCCGAGGCTTCCCAAAGATGTTGAAATACGAGTCGCTGCCAACACAGTCTGGAAAAATATGCCTAATGAACCGCAGAAAACTGTACAGGACGATGGTTCTTCTGGCAGTTTGGAAGATAGTAAAACGGTGAGCGTGAATTTTATAGGACAATTTCTTGGACCAAAAGAAGGACTACTGTCGATGATGAACAAGAGGTTCCCATAGTTGGGATTGGAGGCAGAAGCCTGCACTGAACTTACCTATATTCAATCTATACTCACGTTTTCTCTTTTCCCAGCCGATGCTTCTCCTACTGGTTTGTTGAACAGGACTGCCTATAAAATTCCTTTTAAAGCCAAATCAGACTTCGTGGACAAGCCCATATCGAGGGAAGGGCTTGAGGGGTTGTGGAAAATCCTTCTCCAGCAAGAGCCTGGAAGAACCAATTTCCTATTCACCTCGTACGGTGGAAAGATGGCGGAAATATCAGAATCTGCAATTCCATTCCCTCACAGAGCAGGAACCCTGTACATGATGTACATGAGAGTGCGGACTGATGGAGACACATCCAATGCCATGAAGTGGATCAGAGGCTTGTACAAGTACTTGACTCCTTATGTTACCAGCTCTCCCAGAGCTGCATACGTCAATTACAATGATCTAGACTTGGGAGTGAACAATCTTCAAGGCCCTACCAGCTACAAGCAGGCCAGTAGATGGGGCAAGAAATACTTCAAGGATAACTTCAATCGGCTTGTTAGAATCAAGTCCGTAGTTGATCCTGGTAACTTCTTCAGGCATGAGCAGAGTATTCCTCCTTTCTCTTGATTTCATAGTCATGCTTCGTCTTTTTAATAATCCAGTCGATCGGGTAATGTAGGCTTCGTTACTCGATCATAGCGGTCGATTTCTCCCGAAATAATTGTAtgagatttttttatttgaaataacattcttttatttattaagaattgattttttggaaatttaaatttttcacaAGTCGATTTCTTACAagtcttaaatttatatatgtaaattatgtTGTAGTACTAGTATGAATGTGTGTCAATGTATAATGTGAATAATAAGAAGAAATTGAAATTTCGATCAAAGACGAATAAATGGTTAGAAAGTATCCAAACGATCATCCTCCTAAAAGGCGTGACCCGGGATGGACATAGGATGCAAACGAGGTCGAGGAGCCAGATCAGGCAAGGTTTAGTAGAGAAGATAGTATTCGAAGCATGTTGTgaggtatatatatatcagtggGTATGGTCATAATGCGAATGACGATACATAATGCAAAATACCCaatcctaaaataatttttgtaaaaatactgtcactttttaaaacaaattgcagaATTACtatgttttagaaaatatttgcaaaaatacggaggttgcatatgcaactatatcTGCCACTAATAGCAACCATATATGAAAACAGAAATGCAACTCTGAAAAAACCtcttaaaaattacatttaattgcataataagttgcaactggTTGTCCCTGCAGGGCCAGTGCTATTATCCAATATAATCACAAAcacaacttaaaaaaaaatgattgaaaTTCACAACCCCTGCGCGGCCGGTACTAATACGcaacaagaaaataaataataacaacTACTATCCATCTCGCCTCCTCTGCTTTGACGCTACCCATCAACCATCAGCCACCAACAACATAGTCTCACAACGATGTACATACATACACAGTTATGTACATACATTCATATAATTATCTTTAATTAAActtgattcaaattttgattttctcaAAATATGAAATTCCAGTTCCCAATTTGTCATTCAAAGTTTAAAAGAGAGAacaagagagagggagagaggaagGAGAGAGACAATGGTGTAGAGCGAGATGATGAGTGAGAGAGGAGAAGAggggagtgagagagagagagagagagagagagacaacgatgtagagagagaagagagcggGGAGAACGAGAGACGAGTGGGAGAGCGAGAAGAACGAGAGAGAGGAATAGAGAAAGATAGGAGAAAAGACAGAGAGACAAAGAAGGACACCGtataaatgcaaaatataagCAAGGTTTTCACCACAATGGtaaatttacaatttttatcCAAAGATTGTATTATTGCAATGAATATGTTAAAAGAggtatatttgatatatatccTATATGTATAACCCAAGATGGATGTTGATTGAAATTATGCTAAGTCCTAAGAACCTTGCGCCTCCACTGTTATAGAGTGTCGCTTATGGCGCAAGGTGCCTCGTGTTAGTGAAAAATGTCTAAGGCACAACACCTTGCGTCTTCAGTGCATCACTGTAAAGGCGCAAGGTGGATCCACAAAGAGAAAATTTGAAGTCATGCTCACAGTATCTCCAGTTAAGCGCAGGGTCTAAAAAAGCGCAAGGTCCCCCTTGCAATAAGGTTTGACCAAGATGTGCAAGGTGCTCCGTAAGCGCAAAGTAAATTTCTCAGTCAAATCTTTTGACCTAGCCCAAGGTGAGCTTAATTGGCGCAATGGCAGAACCAGAggggctaggggatgctagagccccaTGAACTCGAAAAAACAGTCTATACCGTTGGATTATTGATGgcgatataatttgttttagccTCCGctgaatcaaaaatattatacagaGGGGCCTGCTTAATTTCCAAATTCCAAGAtatgatattttgattgattCTTGGATAAATTGCTATTCTTTAATCTTTTTGTATCTTCTGTGATTTTGTATAAAGAGATTGGTAATTGGGGGTTCCAGATTTCTCAAGAATTAGAGTTTGAACTTTTAACATTGGTTCATTATTCCGGAAGAAAAAGAATGATGTATTGCTGTTACATTTGTTTTTGTAAATTGTGATGTTCACTTACTTGTTTTCAAAAAACTTATGCACATAAGTACATTACTCTtctgatatattaaaatgtgCATGTATCCTCTTCTAGCCGTTTGTATAATCTTAAGAAATTCTCATGCACTCTAGATAAAAAGCATCAATCTAAAATGTTCCTGAACACGATTCATCTTCGACCTGGATAACCAGGGATCGCGTTCGAGTTCGCTGATTTTGGCGATCCACCTTTAACTTAAGCGATATAAGAAAGGAAGATAACTTGACACTATGGTGattgaaattgtttttaaaaacgTACTTTactaaaagaaataagaaaataaaggaGTTGGGAAGACGatacaaatgaaagaaaataaatattttaatcatgaaAATCATAAGTAAACTATATATCGTTTAGTAAAAAATCACTAAAAGGGATCAAAATATCCAACCGCGAACCGGATTCTCGGGTCATCGTACCCGATTCACAAGAACTAGCATTTTATGTACATGATCCCGTACGTCATACCCGAACGACCCGTGAGCCCCCCCTAAAATTTATTCCTCGTTCCGCCACTGAATTGGCGCAATGAAATTTTGATCAACGTAGGGTTTCATGCAAGGGATGGAATGCAATCCTCAtcattaaatatcattattgaCATTTATAACCATTTGATCATCTGATAATATGGTTTAATTGGTGAAGTTCAGATATTGATCATTTGAGTTGAATATTCACCCTGCTCACTTGCTTACTAATGAGAGAGTTGTCTGCTGTTTCGGTTCTTGTATAGCAGATTTAGAATCGgctaattaatattttagttacaTGAAAAAGAAGTACATATATAGAGCACCTCTGATCTCCATTTGAATGTTagttctcatatttacaaaaaaatcgAAGAATAGCTTGCTAAATTGATCATGCAACTGTACTATAGCTCCATCAAAATAGCTTGCTGTCAAACTCTTCACAAAACTGTCTTTTATCAGATCCACCTCTTATCCTAAATTGATGAACAGTAGTTTCGGTCATAAAACTATACATTTCAAGCGTACAGATGAAATATGTGGAGTTTTTCCGATACAATAGTCCAAAACACTATACATTATAATGTTAGGGCTCCCCAGTTTTTGTCATAATACAATTCTAAGTAAATCATACATTATTCATACACAATATACAAGAAAAGAACTTTTGATTTAATTCCAAGAATTTACAAAGAAGGATGTATATCATCTTTATGTTAACGTTAGCTCCTACATATACAAAAACTAAAGCATAAAACAACACTCTTGATCACAAAATGGACTAGAGTTGCATCAAAACAGCTTGCTTCCAAACTCTTCATCAAACTGTCCTTTATCAGCTCGGTCTCTTAACCCTGATAGACTCCTTCCCAATTGCAAAGCCACTTTCATTTCAAGAATTTCTCCGTTTTCTCTCCTCTCCACGTCCTTCTCCTCCAAATTTGATGTTATGTACTCCTCCATTTCTTTAAATACGCCTGCATTACTCCTATACAATTCAAACACCATTCCCACTTGTCCACCGTGTTCTAATGTGTTTGCAACGCTAGCCATTCCTCCAGCCACAATGCCAAGAACGGATCCCACTGCACCAACAGTAGGACTTGAAGAGTTCCCCACAAGAACACTACCAACAGCAGCTAACCCTGTTAGTAAAGGACCCGAAACAGCCAAcactttgtttatttttaaagcTTTCTTGCCCAGCCTAATGTAGTCGGCCTTATCATGTTTCCCCAGAACTCCAACTATTTCCTTCATTTCCTTTTCTAGCCTTTCACTCCATCCGTTTTTATACATACCATTTCCAAGTCCCTTTGGTTGTTTTCGCCTTTGCTGTGGCCACCACACTGCAGGTTCCACTGCACTTGGGAATTTTTCAAGCATTTTTCCAAGTAATGGAAGCGGGAAGGCTTTGTCAATAGCCAATACTTTCTCCATTGCTTCTCTAACATCTCGAGTGGTTGGATTACCGATGGCTATCGTTGTTTGAATCTGGCTGTGGAGTTGCTTACACAATCTTGTCGCGTTTCTTTGTTCCTCAGCCAATTGAGATGGTTGGATCTTGTTCATCATAACTAGCATACCTGCGGCTGCCATGAAAAGTAAAGTGGAAGTCATTTTCAAAGATAGTAAAGCTGTTCCATCTGCTGAACTTGTAGCTGCTATGCCAACCATAGTCGTGGCTGCAAGTGTAATCGTGTTGATGGATGTTAACAATAAGCTGTTCCAGTTGTTTCTCTGCTCACAAATGTTCTTATGCATCTCAATTCTGTCGGCTACAGAGTCCATGATCGCGTAAAGCTTAGCCATCACAACCGGATCAGAGGAAGTTTCTTCATAAGAACTCAGAGGAGAAGTATCTCCGGGATGAGTTTGCGTATAATTATTAGTAGCTCTTCTAAAGTCCAACTCCTCTACATTGCTCCCTCTTTGTTGAAACTTTGGAAGAGACAAAGAGCTTAAAGCATTGTTGGGAATATTTAAGGAAGCTCTTGTTGTTATGCTTCTCTGGCAATTGGTTTTAGTTGagaaagaagaacaagaagagGAAAACAACAAAGTTGTGGCTTGAAGACTTGCCATCAGAACCAAAAAACTACTTGCAGTTGTAGGAACTTGTCTTATTCTTACACAAATTTTTAGTTGATAAAAAGAatgtttaaaaatcaaagtATTGAAGGATAATTTGGGATCAAAGTTATAAGAATGTGTGTGTTCTTGAGTTTGGTTTGAGAGTAATAAAGGGGCAGCATATATATAGATAGTACAGATAGGAAAAAGTCAAATATTCAAAGTTGGACAATCCACATTATCTGTATATGGCAAGTTCTTGGGTGTTGCTTGCCACAGTCTTGTTCTGAGTCCTGACTTTACATTCAACACACATAACTTACAAtgttagaatatatttttgGCACTGTCAACTCCcaataaatttcaattataaagTGTTCCATGTCATTCATTTGGAGAaatgtgtaatttattatttataagttagaattttttattgagttaaaattatttttaatttatgtattggaatgaatttatctttatttaaaatttattaagtgtaatactaataatatataaattaaaatagttatttacatttttataaaataaaattttagaaatcaaaataattaaatgggATATTATTGGTTTTTTCACATGTATCATCACATTTTTTACTACATCTATCTCTCTGATAATGGATTGAGATATATTTAAGCTAAGCTTCATacccaaattttgattattcatTTGTATCTCACTTATTACTTTGGTTTGTAAGATTTAAAAGCCTATTCCATCATTTGTTTACAAAGATTTCAAGTATACAATTTGCTTTACAATTGAAATGGGTTATTAGAAGTGAAAAATATTATGGTATAATaggaaaaaatatttctaatttaattaaataaaatagatattatCAATTTATCgtctattaatttataattaaaaagttttcTTATGGATTTGGTTACAAGTAAACTCATTCTCGTGTAGAGAAACCCAACCAAACATCAACGTTATGTTCTTAGTTTTCAATGATTGTTTATAAAAGAAATTGGTCAATGAAAGGattaatttttatgaaaagTTGAAAATGTCAATCTACTTTATTAAAAGCcaagattaattatattatgaaCAAGATTTAAATTAgagtattaattatatatacatataatcatGGCGCATGAAACatatgttattcttttataaaactAGTTGgaaagccgcgcgttgcggcgggttataaaaattatgttaatgattaaattttaaaatttatacaattaaataaatttgtgacaactagggctgtttaacgaaccgagctgttcgcgaacaagctcgagctcggtaagagctcgttcggctcggctcgttaagttaacgagctcgagctcgaacacaaaaaattgttcgttaagaaaaacgagctcgagccgagcttttagtatgttcggctcgagctcggctcaagttcggctcgaactcgttcggctcgagctcggctcgttaaagctcgaaaaaaaagcaatattttcataataatttcgtaatatatatatgttattgaacgccgaattcaacatataatatatcaaatcgatcatgagaatatcaactataatatggtaccatcaaaacatactaaaaattttatttggcttgctattttaagagtaaagtAGCGGTTTGGCCTTATTTTTctctggctcggctcggctcgactcgactcgactcggctcgtatttgttcgtgaacaagctcgtgttcggctcgttagttatcgAGCGCGAGCTCGAACAcacttttttgttcgataagaaagctcggctcggctcggttcgatatgaaaaaatttaaagctcggctcgactcggtcaaaactcggctcggctcggttcgtgaacagccctagcgacaacctataaaaattatattaataattcaaaattaatatttatagaataaaataattttatattataaacatctcggtgcaataccaatattaatatataaaattgcaaaattgaactataattcatgagtgaaaaaatgaaaataaaaatctacatgtaattaacgattcaAAGCatgacaaatattaattttggttTTGTTTAACATAGGTGCGTAAAAGTCTAAAAGATATTGAGATACAACTCTGAAATCATCCCTAAGTTTAATAGGGATAAACATTATGTTCTAGTTGTACGGACATTAATCATCTCAGACGTATGAACTCCCATCCATGCATGGGTGTATCAGTGATTCCTTCcttttttttgattgattgaCCGCAGAAACATCAACTTATATCCATGAGATCTTGGTTTATAACTAcccttgcaacaacctttatttatgctatataaacagccttcacttaaaaagTGCTTGAACTGAGCAACAGATATTGTGAAGTTGTTGCATGAAATTCTTTTCCTATATACAAAGTaaaccatataaaaattaacaataacaaacatatccgatgaacaaaacaaatattttaaaaaattaaagaacaaaCATATATTCCTAACAGTTAATCTATTAAccttttcatccatcaatatcatgtcaagactatatggTTTTCTCGTGTTTGGGTTTGTCGACTACCAaatccgacaaactcttaccCCAAATCATCTCTATCATCATTCAAAACATCTAGggtgtaactcattattgtattagatagagaagacaaataagctcaagaaaaattgcgtattataaattttatgaagTCTAGCCTTAATTTATAGGGGTTGATTTCAGAAAAGACCGGCTTATTAAAAATACTTTCTGTTTTTGATATACACCTTTtctaaaaatatgatgataatttcagattctgatttgattttgatatttagaAAAAGGTACTTCTGAAACTTTCTTCTAATatattcgaaactaaaaaagacaatttttatttttgatattttttcatccaaaaattccagaaaattagaaaaattgaaCAGAGCtctctgagaggcgccacctaaacgccccatgcttctcctttatattgatatattgatgatgtaagattataaatttatatgtcaACCTCATGaagaatgaattttttttatactaataattttttCTCATTCCAAATACGTAGCGTATAGAGATTTTATGATGGTTATCtgttcattatatataaatctcggagaaatttaaacatatagaaactcttatttatataattataataatattattataaaattataatgagtttaacaaatatataggaggtacatcatatatatatatatatatatatatatatatatatatatatatatatatatatatatatatatatatatatatatatatatatatatatatatatatatagtcaagtTCTATgaagtacaaaaaatattggagtattggagtacaagattcTAGTCATCCAAAATCTTCATTTTTTGTGttttacaatatttgtaaacatccgacaacctgcagattatgttctacaccataaacattgtaatcaaaagatagaacaattacttttataaatcgtaggacattatgttctgcaatataacttataagcaagCAGAACACCAATCTTAATGCTtcttaaagttgaaagatattaatgattaattgataattatgtttaatattacttataaatgataaattatatataaatttggataatcagagatattatttatcattaaactaaaaaattataatttgtatatatgtactccatagaacttaactcatatatatatatatatgtttcacaAAAAGTACGAATTTAAGTTTTCTCTAAAATAAATGTTTCGAAGTTAATTTTACTTCGATGAAAAGTATGAgtagtaatatttatattttaaaaaaaatcgtaTATTgtattgaaattattattttatgtatttaatgggtttatagaaaattaaaatatatttgttcttTGTATTTAGTGAAATATCTACTTAATTTGTAATAATAATCAAAAGTGGTCGaatacatttattattatatcaaaattattttatttttagatatTGCTTAATAAG is a window from the Daucus carota subsp. sativus chromosome 8, DH1 v3.0, whole genome shotgun sequence genome containing:
- the LOC108198179 gene encoding berberine bridge enzyme-like 25; translated protein: MPNEPQKTVQDDGSSGSLEDSKTVSVNFIGQFLGPKEGLLSMMNKRTAYKIPFKAKSDFVDKPISREGLEGLWKILLQQEPGRTNFLFTSYGGKMAEISESAIPFPHRAGTLYMMYMRVRTDGDTSNAMKWIRGLYKYLTPYVTSSPRAAYVNYNDLDLGVNNLQGPTSYKQASRWGKKYFKDNFNRLVRIKSVVDPGNFFRHEQSIPPFS
- the LOC108197500 gene encoding probable F-box protein At4g22030; translated protein: MASLQATTLLFSSSCSSFSTKTNCQRSITTRASLNIPNNALSSLSLPKFQQRGSNVEELDFRRATNNYTQTHPGDTSPLSSYEETSSDPVVMAKLYAIMDSVADRIEMHKNICEQRNNWNSLLLTSINTITLAATTMVGIAATSSADGTALLSLKMTSTLLFMAAAGMLVMMNKIQPSQLAEEQRNATRLCKQLHSQIQTTIAIGNPTTRDVREAMEKVLAIDKAFPLPLLGKMLEKFPSAVEPAVWWPQQRRKQPKGLGNGMYKNGWSERLEKEMKEIVGVLGKHDKADYIRLGKKALKINKVLAVSGPLLTGLAAVGSVLVGNSSSPTVGAVGSVLGIVAGGMASVANTLEHGGQVGMVFELYRSNAGVFKEMEEYITSNLEEKDVERRENGEILEMKVALQLGRSLSGLRDRADKGQFDEEFGSKLF